One part of the Arabidopsis thaliana chromosome 1 sequence genome encodes these proteins:
- a CDS encoding nucleotide binding protein (nucleotide binding; Has 35333 Blast hits to 34131 proteins in 2444 species: Archae - 798; Bacteria - 22429; Metazoa - 974; Fungi - 991; Plants - 531; Viruses - 0; Other Eukaryotes - 9610 (source: NCBI BLink).), giving the protein MDVFISEEYINRRRLEKKAATVAGKSMRFGSASSKTPEKRNSYPRISESPPDNEFRVTGGGVYDSFAFVFHCFSP; this is encoded by the coding sequence ATGGATGTCTTTATATCGGAAGAGTATATCAACCGCCGGAGATTGGAGAAAAAAGCTGCCACCGTTGCCGGAAAAAGCATGAGGTTTGGCTCAGCTTCAAGCAAGACACCAGAGAAGAGAAATAGTTACCCTCGGATATCGGAATCTCCGCCAGATAATGAGTTCCGGGTCACTGGCGGGGGTGTTTATGATAGCTTTGCCTTTGTGTTCCACTGCTTCTCGccgtaa
- a CDS encoding proline-rich family protein (proline-rich family protein; BEST Arabidopsis thaliana protein match is: unknown protein (TAIR:AT2G33520.1); Has 20080 Blast hits to 10426 proteins in 614 species: Archae - 4; Bacteria - 1877; Metazoa - 7835; Fungi - 2952; Plants - 4732; Viruses - 459; Other Eukaryotes - 2221 (source: NCBI BLink).) has translation MSYDRVPPESYPPPGYQSHYPPPGYPSAPPPPGYPSPPSHHEGYPPPQPYGGYPPPSSRPYEGGYQGYFAGGGYPHQHHGPPPPPPPQNYDHCHHDHHHYQDSDSGCFSFIRGCLAALCCCCLLEECCF, from the exons atgagctACGACAGAGTCCCACCGGAATCGTATCCTCCTCCAG GATACCAATCTCACTATCCACCTCCGGGTTATCCATCAGCACCGCCACCGCCGGGATATCCTTCTCCTCCGTCGCATCACGAAGGATATCCTCCACCTCAGCCTTACGGAGGATATCCACCACCGTCTTCACGTCCTTACGAAGGCGGTTATCAAGGCTACTTCGCCGGAGGAGGTTATCCTCATCAGCATCACggaccaccacctcctcctccgccgcaaAATTACGACCACTGCCATCATGATCATCACCATTACCAAGATTCTGACTCTGGTTGCTTCTCTTTCATCCGTGGCTG TCTTGCTGCTCTTTGCTGTTGCTGTTTGTTGGAGGAATGCTGCTTCTGA
- a CDS encoding proline-rich family protein (proline-rich family protein; EXPRESSED IN: 23 plant structures; EXPRESSED DURING: 14 growth stages; Has 236 Blast hits to 228 proteins in 57 species: Archae - 0; Bacteria - 8; Metazoa - 108; Fungi - 38; Plants - 63; Viruses - 0; Other Eukaryotes - 19 (source: NCBI BLink).) — protein MSYDRVPPESYPPPGYQSHYPPPGYPSAPPPPGYPSPPSHHEGYPPPQPYGGYPPPSSRPYEGGYQGYFAGGGYPHQHHGPPPPPPPQNYDHCHHDHHHYQDSDSGCFSFIRGCHNVKLKSSVVNPDLTSLSFCLVANYRNFRARDSLAALCCCCLLEECCF, from the exons atgagctACGACAGAGTCCCACCGGAATCGTATCCTCCTCCAG GATACCAATCTCACTATCCACCTCCGGGTTATCCATCAGCACCGCCACCGCCGGGATATCCTTCTCCTCCGTCGCATCACGAAGGATATCCTCCACCTCAGCCTTACGGAGGATATCCACCACCGTCTTCACGTCCTTACGAAGGCGGTTATCAAGGCTACTTCGCCGGAGGAGGTTATCCTCATCAGCATCACggaccaccacctcctcctccgccgcaaAATTACGACCACTGCCATCATGATCATCACCATTACCAAGATTCTGACTCTGGTTGCTTCTCTTTCATCCGTGGCTG CCATAATGTGAAACTCAAGAGTTCCGTTGTGAACCCTGACTTGACttctttatcattttgtttggtGGCCAATTATCGAAATTTTAGAGCAAGAGATTC TCTTGCTGCTCTTTGCTGTTGCTGTTTGTTGGAGGAATGCTGCTTCTGA
- the AFB3 gene encoding auxin signaling F-box 3 (auxin signaling F-box 3 (AFB3); CONTAINS InterPro DOMAIN/s: F-box domain, cyclin-like (InterPro:IPR001810); BEST Arabidopsis thaliana protein match is: auxin signaling F-box 2 (TAIR:AT3G26810.1); Has 2450 Blast hits to 1661 proteins in 170 species: Archae - 0; Bacteria - 4; Metazoa - 823; Fungi - 153; Plants - 1347; Viruses - 0; Other Eukaryotes - 123 (source: NCBI BLink).): MNYFPDEVIEHVFDFVASHKDRNSISLVCKSWHKIERFSRKEVFIGNCYAINPERLIRRFPCLKSLTLKGKPHFADFNLVPHEWGGFVHPWIEALARSRVGLEELRLKRMVVTDESLDLLSRSFANFKSLVLVSCEGFTTDGLASIAANCRHLRELDLQENEIDDHRGQWLNCFPDSCTTLMSLNFACLKGETNVAALERLVARSPNLKSLKLNRAVPLDALARLMSCAPQLVDLGVGSYENEPDPESFAKLMTAIKKYTSLRSLSGFLEVAPLCLPAFYPICQNLISLNLSYAAEIQGNHLIKLIQLCKRLQRLWILDSIGDKGLAVVAATCKELQELRVFPSDVHGEEDNNASVTEVGLVAISAGCPKLHSILYFCKQMTNAALIAVAKNCPNFIRFRLCILEPHKPDHITFQSLDEGFGAIVQACKGLRRLSVSGLLTDQVFLYIGMYAEQLEMLSIAFAGDTDKGMLYVLNGCKKMRKLEIRDSPFGNAALLADVGRYETMRSLWMSSCEVTLGGCKRLAQNSPRLNVEIINENENNGMEQNEEDEREKVDKLYLYRTVVGTRKDAPPYVRIL; this comes from the exons ATGAATTATTTCCCAGACGAGGTTATAGAGCACGTGTTTGACTTCGTAGCTTCTCACAAAGACAGGAACTCGATATCTCTGGTCTGCAAATCATGGCACAAGATCGAGAGGTTTAGTAGGAAGGAAGTGTTCATCGGAAACTGCTACGCGATTAACCCGGAGAGGTTGATCAGGAGGTTTCCATGTCTCAAATCCTTAACTTTAAAAGGGAAGCCTCATTTTGCAGACTTCAACTTGGTTCCTCATGAATGGGGAGGTTTCGTGCATCCTTGGATTGAAGCTTTGGCTAGAAGCCGTGTGGGACTTGAGGAGCTGAGGTTGAAGCGGATGGTTGTAACAGATGAAAGCTTGGACCTTCTTTCACGTTCTTTTGCAAATTTCAAGTCTTTGGTTCTTGTTAGCTGTGAAGGGTTTACCACTGATGGCTTAGCTTCCATTGCCGCTAATTGCAG GCATCTTCGTGAGCTGGACTTGCAAGAGAATGAGATTGATGATCATAGAGGTCAATGGCTGAACTGTTTTCCAGATAGCTGCACTACTCTTATGTCGTTGAATTTCGCTTGCCTTAAAGGAGAGACCAATGTTGCTGCTTTAGAAAGGCTTGTTGCTAGGTCACCAAACCTGAAGAGCTTGAAGTTAAACCGTGCAGTACCGCTTGACGCACTCGCAAGGTTAATGAGTTGTGCGCCGCAGCTAGTGGACTTAGGAGTAGGGTCTTATGAGAATGAGCCAGATCCTGAATCTTTTGCAAAACTCATGACTGCCATTAAGAAATACACATCGTTAAGGAGCTTGTCTGGCTTTTTAGAGGTTGCTCCACTCTGCCTCCCAGCGTTCTACCCAATTTGCCAAAACCTTATCTCTTTGAACCTCAGCTATGCAGCTGAAATCCAAGGCAACCACCTCATTAAGCTTATTCAGCTTTGCAAGAGACTTCAACGATTATGG ATATTGGATAGTATTGGTGACAAAGGACTTGCGGTTGTCGCTGCCACATGTAAAGAGTTACAAGAGCTTAGAGTTTTTCCCTCTGATGTacatggtgaagaagataacaacGCATCTGTGACTGAGGTTGGACTAGTCGCCATTTCCGCAGGTTGCCCTAAACTTCATTCGATTCTGTACTTCTGCAAACAGATGACAAACGCAGCGCTCATAGCCGTGGCCAAAAACTGTCCAAACTTCATCCGGTTCAGGCTATGCATTCTCGAGCCACACAAACCTGACCACATTACATTTCAATCACTGGACGAGGGCTTTGGTGCAATCGTACAAGCTTGCAAGGGTCTAAGACGGCTCTCTGTCTCCGGTCTCTTAACCGATCAAGTCTTTCTCTACATCGGTATGTACGCGGAACAGCTCGAGATGCTTTCGATAGCTTTTGCGGGGGACACTGACAAAGGAATGCTCTATGTGTTGAATGGATGCAAAAAAATGAGGAAGCTGGAGATAAGGGACAGTCCTTTTGGGAACGCTGCGCTTCTTGCTGACGTGGGTAGGTACGAAACAATGCGATCCCTTTGGATGTCGTCTTGTGAAGTAACACTCGGTGGCTGCAAGAGGCTCGCGCAGAATTCGCCACGGCTTAACGTAGAGATCATCAACGAGAATGAGAATAATGGGATGGAacagaatgaagaagatgaaagagagaaggtTGATAAACTTTACCTCTACCGAACAGTGGTTGGGACTAGAAAAGATGCACCACCATATGTTAGGATTCTTTAG
- a CDS encoding nucleolin (unknown protein; FUNCTIONS IN: molecular_function unknown; INVOLVED IN: biological_process unknown; LOCATED IN: cellular_component unknown; EXPRESSED IN: 23 plant structures; EXPRESSED DURING: 13 growth stages; Has 39778 Blast hits to 22088 proteins in 1060 species: Archae - 152; Bacteria - 6161; Metazoa - 14109; Fungi - 6144; Plants - 2156; Viruses - 601; Other Eukaryotes - 10455 (source: NCBI BLink).), whose protein sequence is MADVENQQDSSFPVKRKSDLFCQDQDNVTNKAQKLNPSLNSADSESKDGETNGSGQIENLNSSTEETIGAESSVLSEKAAEEVESGVIGDVGAEEEQEDEEDEEEDDEEEEEEEEVVDRKGKGISREDKGKGKMIEVEESDDEDDSDDDEDDEGFDEDDESDFSDDPLAEVDLDNILPSRTRRRSSQPGVFIPNEFSNRHVNDEDDESSDSDA, encoded by the coding sequence ATGGCGGATGTTGAGAATCAACAGGATTCTTCGTTTCCTGTGAAGCGAAAATCGGATCTGTTTTGTCAAGACCAGGATAATGTGACAAACAAGGCTCAGAAGCTTAATCCTTCATTGAATTCTGCTGATTCTGAGTCCAAAGACGGAGAAACTAATGGAAGTGGCCAAATCGAGAATCTGAATTCTTCCACCGAGGAAACGATTGGAGCAGAATCATCGGTTTTATCGGAGAAAGCAGCTGAAGAGGTTGAGAGTGGCGTAATCGGCGATGTTGGAGCTGAAGAGGAgcaagaggatgaagaagatgaagaggaagacgacgaggaagaagaagaagaagaagaagttgttgataGGAAAGGTAAAGGGATTTCGCGAGAGGATAAGGGAAAGGGAAAAATGATCGAAGTGGaagaaagtgatgatgaagacgacagtgatgatgatgaagatgacgaagGTTTTGATGAAGACGACGAAAGCGATTTCTCCGATGATCCTTTGGCTGAGGTTGATTTGGATAATATCCTTCCGTCGAGGACTAGGAGAAGATCGAGCCAGCCTGGAGTTTTCATCCCCAATGAATTCAGTAACCGCCATGTCAACGACGAGGATGATGAAAGCAGTGATAGTGATGCTTAA
- the DET3 gene encoding vacuolar ATP synthase subunit C (VATC) / V-ATPase C subunit / vacuolar proton pump C subunit (DET3) (DE-ETIOLATED 3 (DET3); FUNCTIONS IN: proton-transporting ATPase activity, rotational mechanism; INVOLVED IN: lignin biosynthetic process, regulation of carbohydrate biosynthetic process, unidimensional cell growth; LOCATED IN: in 6 components; EXPRESSED IN: 26 plant structures; EXPRESSED DURING: 17 growth stages; CONTAINS InterPro DOMAIN/s: ATPase, V1 complex, subunit C (InterPro:IPR004907); Has 563 Blast hits to 541 proteins in 227 species: Archae - 0; Bacteria - 0; Metazoa - 263; Fungi - 140; Plants - 72; Viruses - 0; Other Eukaryotes - 88 (source: NCBI BLink).), translating to MTSRYWVVSLPVKDSASSLWNRLQEQISKHSFDTPVYRFNIPNLRVGTLDSLLALGDDLLKSNSFVEGVSQKIRRQIEELERISGVESNALTVDGVPVDSYLTRFVWDEAKYPTMSPLKEVVDNIQSQVAKIEDDLKVRVAEYNNIRGQLNAINRKQSGSLAVRDLSNLVKPEDIVESEHLVTLLAVVPKYSQKDWLACYETLTDYVVPRSSKKLFEDNEYALYTVTLFTRVADNFRIAAREKGFQVRDFEQSVEAQETRKQELAKLVQDQESLRSSLLQWCYTSYGEVFSSWMHFCAVRTFAESIMRYGLPPAFLACVLSPAVKSEKKVRSILERLCDSTNSLYWKSEEDAGAMAGLAGDSETHPYVSFTINLA from the exons ATGACTTCGAGATATTGGGTGGTGTCTCTTCCAGTGAAAGACTCTGCTTCTTCGTTATGGAATCGATTACAAGAGCAGATCTCTAAGCATTCCTTTGATACTCCAGTTTATCGG TTTAACATTCCTAATCTTCGTGTTGGAACCTTAGATTCTCTACTCGCTCTCGGCGATGATCTGCTTAAG TCGAACAGCTTTGTGGAAGGAGTTTCGCAAAAGATCAGGAGACAGATCGAAGAATTGGAGAGGATTTCTGGTGTTGAGAGCAACGCTCTTACAGTTGATGGAGTTCCTGTTGATTCTTATCTCACCAG GTTTGTGTGGGATGAAGCTAAGTACCCAACAATGTCACCTCTGAAGGAGGTTGTGGACAATATTCAGTCTCAGGTTGCAAAAATTGAGGATGATCTCAAG GTTCGTGTTGCTGAATATAACAATATCCGTGGTCAACTCAATGCCATTAACCGAAAGCAAAGTGGAAG CTTAGCTGTTCGTGACCTCTCAAACTTGGTTAAGCCAGAAGATATTGTCGAGTCCGAACATCTCGTAACTCTCCTTGCAGTTGTTCCGAAGTATTCCCAAAAAGACTGGCTAGCATGTTATGAGACTTTGACCGATTATGTG GTTCCTAGGTCCTCGAAGAAATTGTTTGAGGATAATGAGTATGCCCTTTACACCGTCACTCTCTTTACTCGTGTCGCAGATAATTTCAGGATTGCTGCTCGTGAGAAAGGATTCCAA GTCCGTGATTTTGAACAAAGTGTTGAAGCACAAGAGACTCGTAAACAAGAGCTAGCAAAGTTGGTTCAGGATCAGGAAAGTTTGAGAAGCTCTCTTTTGCAGTGGTGCTACACCAGTTATGGAGAG GTTTTCAGCTCCTGGATGCATTTCTGTGCTGTGCGTACATTCGCTGAGAGCATTATGAGATACGGTTTACCTCCGGCGTTCTTG GCATGTGTCTTATCTCCGGCtgtgaaaagtgaaaagaaagtACGCTCCATTCTTGAACGCTTGTGTGATTCTACCAACAG TTTATACTGGAAAAGCGAGGAGGATGCAGGAGCCATGGCTGGTTTAGCTGGTGACTCAGAGACACATCCTTATGTCTCCTTCACTATCAACCTTGCTTAA
- a CDS encoding uncharacterized protein (unknown protein; FUNCTIONS IN: molecular_function unknown; INVOLVED IN: biological_process unknown; LOCATED IN: endomembrane system; EXPRESSED IN: 22 plant structures; EXPRESSED DURING: 13 growth stages; Has 8 Blast hits to 8 proteins in 4 species: Archae - 0; Bacteria - 0; Metazoa - 0; Fungi - 0; Plants - 8; Viruses - 0; Other Eukaryotes - 0 (source: NCBI BLink).): protein MALFSSVSVSAFLLIVVSVQWTLVCSESTILASPAVLPYINAPDMSSFFPSPTKDWPIETATSPVPEPEAPGPSSGQLNGKISGRSMRLHPDISLVLAIVGICTFLCFNEPILVRFLHY, encoded by the coding sequence ATGGCTCTGTTTTCTAGCGTCTCAGTTTCCGCGTTTCTCTTGATCGTTGTATCGGTTCAATGGACTCTGGTTTGCAGTGAATCCACAATCTTAGCTTCTCCTGCTGTTTTACCGTATATCAATGCACCAGATATGTCTTCATTTTTCCCTTCTCCGACCAAAGACTGGCCAATAGAGACAGCGACATCTCCTGTTCCAGAACCAGAAGCGCCTGGTCCAAGCTCAGGCCAGCTTAATGGGAAGATTTCAGGCAGATCAATGCGGCTCCATCCTGATATTTCCTTGGTTCTAGCCATTGTTGGGATCTGTACCTTTCTATGTTTTAATGAACCAATACTTGTTAGGTTTCTACACTATTGA
- a CDS encoding Phosphoglycerate mutase family protein (Phosphoglycerate mutase family protein; FUNCTIONS IN: catalytic activity; INVOLVED IN: N-terminal protein myristoylation, metabolic process; LOCATED IN: cellular_component unknown; EXPRESSED IN: 23 plant structures; EXPRESSED DURING: 14 growth stages; CONTAINS InterPro DOMAIN/s: Histidine phosphatase superfamily, clade-1 (InterPro:IPR013078), Uncharacterised conserved protein UCP036920, phosphoglycerate mutase, plant X4/Y4 (InterPro:IPR017070); BEST Arabidopsis thaliana protein match is: Phosphoglycerate mutase family protein (TAIR:AT3G26780.1); Has 1723 Blast hits to 1681 proteins in 525 species: Archae - 4; Bacteria - 974; Metazoa - 334; Fungi - 35; Plants - 147; Viruses - 2; Other Eukaryotes - 227 (source: NCBI BLink).): MGSSQSSQLLDEEEEEEDEAESEGEEVEEEEDEAESELNNRRIELDNLLVKKVLEQEPEMLPCHASASPLSPQLSSLGTPRIGPSIKVWDPYNVLAPPPPSSPPLFSRISSAAEHDRSAVTEVYFISHGECDLNLRPDLIGGRCHVATLTPNGKRQARALAVFLNSEGVRFTSVFSSPLDRARSMAVSVCQEMNFPEEHLQVSDAVVEMSLGDWESCHRSEIYTPETLSLIERCQPDFSAPSGESLRQVEFRMVQFLNGTVSGLSEKLRSELLPSTQHTNSRGFSLATSIHRPILTRKKSGKSRFQVMNATGDHEGSEEIFSNHNDEQHLGDINIKSSSSQLSTCIGVFTHSLPIKCLLTGILGCSPVMTHKICVEDSSVTVLQHSWKTGWQVKRLNDTAHLRLL; encoded by the exons ATGGGGTCATCACAGTCTTCGCAATTActcgatgaagaagaagaagaagaagatgaagcagagAGCGAAGgtgaagaagtagaagaagaagaagatgaagcagagAGCGAATTGAATAACAGAAGAATCGAGCTGGATAATCTCTTGGTCAAGAAAGTTCTCGAGCAAGAGCCTGAGATGCTTCCTTGTCACGCCTCTGCTTCTCCACTCTCTCCTCAGCTCTCTTCTCTTGGAACTCCTCGAATCGGACCTTCCATTAAAGTCTGGGATCCTTACAACGTCCTCGCGCcacctcctccttcttctccgCCTCTTTTCTCTCGTATCTCCTCCGCCGCGGAACACGATCGCTCCGCCGTGACGGAAGTCTATTTCATCAGCCACGGCGAGTGTGATCTCAATCTCAGGCCTGATCTGATTGGAGGTAGATGCCACGTGGCTACTCTCACACCCAACGGGAAACGTCAGGCGAGAGCTCTAGCCGTATTTTTAAACTCTGAAGGTGTTCGATTCACCTCCGTCTTCTCTTCGCCTCTGGATCGAGCTAGATCCATGGCTGTTTCTGTTTGCCAG GAAATGAATTTTCCTGAGGAGCATTTGCAAGTCTCGGATGCTGTGGTTGAGATGAGTTTAGGGGACTGGGAAAGCTGTCATCGGTCAGAGATTTACACACCTGAAACTCTAAGTTTAATAGAAAGATGCCAACCTGATTTCTCAGCTCCATCTGGTGAATCACTCAGACAAGTAGAGTTTCGGATGGTTCAGTTTCTGAATGGGACAGTCTCAGGACTTTCGGAGAAGCTCAGGTCAGAACTTCTTCCATCTACACAGCACACAAATTCCAGAGGGTTCTCGTTAGCTACTTCTATTCATCGCCCAATTCTTACAAGGAAGAAATCTGGGAAGAGCCGGTTTCAGGTGATGAATGCAACTGGTGATCACGAGGGTAGTGAAGAGATATTTAGTAATCACAATGATGAACAACACCTAGGTGATATAAACATCAagagttcttcttctcaactCTCAACCTGCATTGGAGTTTTCACTCACTCTTTACCTATAAAGTGTCTTCTTACCGGTATCCTTGGATGCAGCCCGGTAATGACACATAAGATCTGTGTGGAGGATTCCTCTGTGACCGTATTACAGCATTCGTGGAAAACCGGGTGGCAGGTAAAGCGGTTAAATGACACCGCTCATCTTAGACTGTTGTag
- a CDS encoding F-box family protein (F-box family protein; LOCATED IN: chloroplast; CONTAINS InterPro DOMAIN/s: F-box domain, cyclin-like (InterPro:IPR001810), F-box domain, Skp2-like (InterPro:IPR022364), F-box associated domain, type 1 (InterPro:IPR006527), F-box associated interaction domain (InterPro:IPR017451); BEST Arabidopsis thaliana protein match is: F-box and associated interaction domains-containing protein (TAIR:AT1G13200.1).): MESREDSFISKEKKSTMKKEKQAIASQRNRRRVIKNRGNGKRLIASLSQRKRRRIPRGRGNEKAVFAPSSLPNDVVEEIFLRLPVKAIIQLKSLSKQWRSTIESRSFEERHLKIVERSRVDFPQVMVMSEEYSLKGSKGNQPRPDTDIGFSTICLESASILSSTLITFPQGFQHRIYASESCDGLFCIHSLKTQAIYVVNPATRWFRQLPPARFQILMQKLYPTQDTWIDIKPVVCYTAFVKANDYKLVWLYNSDASNPNLGVTKCEVFDFRANAWRYLTCTPSYRIFPDQVPAATNGSIYWFTEPYNGEIKVVALDIHTETFRVLPKINPAIASSDPDHIDMCTLDNGLCMSKRESDTLVQEIWRLKSSEDSWEKVYTIDLLSCSSSSLSEFRDGFNWTRKDLVEPSTPVAICKDKKILLSHRYARNMIKYDPQIKSISLIYQPPLCRRYASYFQSLISHI, encoded by the coding sequence ATGGAGAGTAGAGAGGATTCATTCAtatcaaaagagaagaaatcaactatgaaaaaagaaaaacaagcgATTGCATCacaaagaaatagaagaagagtaattaaaaatagagGAAACGGGAAGCGATTGATTGCATCATTATCACaacgaaagagaagaagaataccTAGAGGAAGAGGAAACGAGAAGGCAGTGTTTGCACCATCATCACTACCAAACGATGTTGTAGAGGAAATCTTCTTACGACTTCCGGTGAAAGCAATAATCCAACTAAAGTCTCTCTCAAAACAATGGAGATCGACGATCGAGTCTCGCAGTTTTGAAGAGAGACACTTGAAGATCGTCGAGCGATCACGCGTGGATTTTCCACAGGTCATGGTCATGTCTGAAGAATATTCCTTGAAAGGAAGTAAAGGTAATCAGCCTCGTCCAGATACAGACATTGGTTTTAGTACAATCTGTTTGGAATCGGCTTCTATTCTGTCCTCCACTCTTATCACTTTCCCTCAAGGATTTCAACACCGGATCTATGCTTCTGAAAGCTGTGACGGACTTTTCTGCATCCATTCCCTAAAAACACAAGCCATATATGTAGTTAACCCGGCCACTCGGTGGTTTCGACAACTTCCTCCGGCTAGGTTTCAGATTTTGATGCAAAAGTTATACCCCACTCAAGACACTTGGATTGACATAAAACCAGTAGTCTGTTATACAGCATTCGTGAAGGCCAATGATTACAAATTAGTGTGGTTGTATAATTCTGATGCCTCGAATCCAAACCTGGGAGTTACAAAGTGCgaggtttttgattttagggCAAACGCTTGGAGGTACTTGACTTGCACTCCAAGCTATCGGATATTCCCTGACCAAGTACCAGCAGCTACAAACGGGTCTATTTATTGGTTCACGGAACCATATAATGGCGAAATAAAAGTGGTAGCTCTCGATATTCACACTGAAACGTTTCGTGTGCTACCTAAGATTAATCCGGCCATTGCTAGTTCAGATCCTGACCATATCGACATGTGCACTTTGGATAATGGTTTGTGCATGTCGAAAAGAGAATCGGATACGTTGGTCCAAGAGATATGGAGGTTAAAATCATCAGAAGACTCATGGGAGAAGGTTTATACCATAGAtttgctttcttgttcttcttcttctttatctgaGTTCCGCGATGGATTTAATTGGACACGAAAAGATTTGGTTGAGCCATCCACACCAGTGGCGATATGCAAGGACAAGAAGATTCTGCTCTCACATCGCTATGCCCGCAATATGATCAAATACGATCCCCAAATAAAATCTATCAGTTTAATTTACCAACCTCCTTTGTGTAGAAGATATGCTTCTTATTTTCAGAGTTTGATCTCTCATATATAA